One stretch of Bradyrhizobium canariense DNA includes these proteins:
- a CDS encoding ABC transporter substrate-binding protein codes for MRHGLPIGCVLLCLSMIGAAVAQVPATVKIGVLSDFSGPFSDQAGKGSLVAAQMAAEDFAKESKGLKVEILSADHQNKPDVGAAIARRWVDQEAVDAVVDLPNSGVALAVNTIMKDKNRTMLASGSATSDLTGKFCQPTTVQWALDTWALGNAMGRAITERGGKSWYFVSFDYALGKALQRDTTEAVEKQGGKILGSVSHPLGTADFSSYLLQAQASGADVIALGDTGADAINAIKQIAEFQILGKDKRLAALFMQIVDIDSLGLKAAQGLLLSEAFYWDLNDSTRAWSKRFAERMNGRMPTINHSATYSATLAYLRAVQAAQTIEGDKVVAQMESAEIDDPLFGKVKVRKDGRAIHPMFVFEVKTPEESKGRYDYYKLVRTISAEDAFRPIDQGGCPLIH; via the coding sequence ATGCGTCATGGCCTGCCAATCGGATGTGTTCTTCTGTGCCTCTCGATGATCGGCGCTGCCGTGGCGCAGGTGCCAGCCACCGTCAAGATCGGCGTCCTCAGCGACTTCTCGGGCCCGTTTTCGGATCAGGCGGGCAAGGGCTCGCTGGTTGCCGCTCAGATGGCGGCGGAAGATTTCGCCAAGGAATCGAAAGGCCTCAAGGTCGAGATTCTGTCGGCGGATCATCAGAACAAGCCCGATGTCGGCGCCGCCATCGCGCGCCGCTGGGTCGATCAGGAGGCCGTCGACGCAGTGGTCGATCTGCCGAATTCAGGCGTTGCACTCGCGGTCAACACCATCATGAAGGACAAGAACCGGACGATGCTCGCGTCCGGCTCGGCGACGTCTGATCTGACCGGCAAGTTCTGCCAGCCGACAACAGTGCAATGGGCGCTCGACACCTGGGCACTCGGCAACGCCATGGGCCGCGCCATTACCGAGCGCGGCGGCAAGTCCTGGTACTTCGTCAGTTTCGATTACGCGCTCGGCAAGGCGCTTCAGCGCGACACGACGGAAGCGGTCGAGAAGCAGGGCGGCAAGATTTTGGGATCGGTGTCGCATCCACTCGGCACCGCCGATTTCAGCTCCTACCTCCTGCAGGCGCAGGCATCCGGTGCCGATGTGATCGCGCTCGGCGACACCGGCGCCGACGCCATCAACGCGATCAAGCAGATCGCCGAGTTCCAGATTTTGGGCAAGGACAAGAGACTGGCAGCCCTTTTCATGCAGATCGTGGACATCGATTCGCTTGGGCTCAAGGCCGCGCAGGGCCTGTTGCTCAGCGAGGCGTTCTATTGGGACCTCAACGACAGCACCCGCGCCTGGAGCAAGCGCTTCGCCGAGCGCATGAACGGACGCATGCCGACGATCAATCACTCGGCCACCTATTCCGCGACCCTCGCCTATCTGCGTGCGGTGCAGGCAGCGCAGACCATCGAGGGCGACAAGGTAGTGGCGCAAATGGAGAGCGCGGAGATCGACGATCCCCTGTTCGGCAAGGTCAAGGTCCGCAAGGACGGACGCGCGATCCACCCCATGTTCGTGTTCGAAGTAAAAACGCCAGAGGAATCCAAAGGCCGTTACGACTATTACAAGCTGGTGCGAACGATTTCGGCGGAGGACGCGTTCCGGCCGATCGACCAGGGTGGCTGTCCGCTGATCCACTGA
- a CDS encoding ABC transporter substrate-binding protein, which produces MTLILACGNYDRTRRLIDGEIGIEGHGLDVQTLPPETMFARAFNDLAFDISELSFSTYLMHVARGTCGYAGIPVFPSRAFRHSAIYVRADGGVETPEDLSGRVVGVRNYLNTAALVVRGLLSDVYGVAASDISWRIGDVDDVERDTIAVPDVLGDTDIRAVPRGATLSSMLVAGEIDAIVHYHPPHGFGPAPAPIKRLFADSSAAEQRYFADTGVFPIMHLVGVRRTLLRDQPSLASKVYDAFERARNVSENPREQETACDRWANGVARNRAALEMLSRYAFEQGITERQLRLDELFVPDLMQT; this is translated from the coding sequence ATGACCCTGATACTGGCGTGCGGGAACTACGATCGCACGCGCCGGCTAATCGATGGAGAGATCGGCATCGAAGGTCATGGCCTCGATGTGCAGACCTTGCCACCGGAAACGATGTTCGCGCGCGCTTTCAACGACCTTGCGTTTGACATCAGCGAGTTGTCGTTCAGCACATATTTGATGCACGTTGCGCGAGGAACGTGCGGCTACGCCGGAATTCCGGTTTTTCCATCGCGAGCCTTTCGTCATTCCGCGATCTATGTGCGTGCCGACGGCGGCGTGGAGACCCCGGAGGATCTCAGCGGGCGCGTGGTCGGCGTGCGCAATTATCTCAATACGGCGGCGCTCGTGGTGCGCGGCTTGTTGTCCGACGTTTACGGCGTTGCCGCGAGCGACATCAGCTGGCGCATCGGTGACGTCGACGATGTCGAGCGCGACACCATTGCGGTTCCTGACGTGTTGGGAGACACGGACATAAGGGCTGTGCCGCGCGGCGCGACGTTGTCGTCGATGCTTGTCGCCGGCGAGATCGACGCGATCGTGCACTACCATCCGCCACATGGCTTCGGTCCCGCTCCGGCACCGATCAAGCGCCTGTTCGCTGACTCATCGGCCGCCGAGCAAAGATATTTCGCCGACACCGGTGTATTTCCAATCATGCATCTCGTCGGGGTTCGCAGAACGCTTTTGCGGGATCAGCCATCGCTGGCATCGAAAGTCTACGATGCTTTTGAGCGCGCGAGGAATGTATCGGAAAACCCGAGGGAACAAGAAACCGCCTGTGATCGCTGGGCTAATGGCGTTGCTCGCAACCGCGCTGCGCTGGAAATGCTGAGCCGCTATGCGTTCGAGCAGGGCATCACGGAACGTCAGCTTCGGCTGGACGAGCTGTTCGTTCCCGATCTGATGCAGACATGA